Proteins co-encoded in one Ziziphus jujuba cultivar Dongzao chromosome 9, ASM3175591v1 genomic window:
- the LOC107426492 gene encoding S-protein homolog 1: protein MRGWELYAVLFLAWVLVLSTMSRPCCRSARVDTGLPLYKYNMFIVNGLSSGRDLFIHCQSKDDDLGEHNLTTGSHFTWTFRTNFWGTTRFWCYTRRDNEHAAFDVFWPEKRHKWLETRCDYKVCIWTAKDDGFYLRNVPINQDELIHKWEPGW from the coding sequence atgagagGTTGGGAGCTTTATGCTGTGTTATTCCTAGCATGGGTTCTAGTTCTTTCGACGATGAGTAGGCCATGTTGTCGATCAGCAAGGGTGGACACCGGATTGCCACTTTACAAATACAACATGTTCATCGTGAATGGATTGAGTTCGGGCCGGGACTTGTTTATCCATTGCCAGTCCAAAGACGATGATTTGGGCGAGCATAATCTTACAACTGGTTCTCATTTTACATGGACTTTCAGGACCAACTTCTGGGGAACCACTCGATTTTGGTGCTACACTCGTAGGGACAATGAACACGCTGCGTTTGATGTGTTTTGGCCGGAGAAGAGGCATAAGTGGCTTGAAACCAGATGCGACTATAAAGTTTGCATTTGGACTGCCAAAGATGATGGGTTTTATCTTAGAAATGTTCCTATTAATCAAGATGAGTTAATTCATAAATGGGAACCGGGATGGTAA
- the LOC107426641 gene encoding glycine-rich protein 5 — translation MARWCFLVVLALVVVQATARDVPAAKAKPKTAGLNDQKNFISYGGVGGYSGVGGNGLPFGGVGAGAGIGGGLGGGLGGGIGGVAGIGGGLGGGGGLGGVGGLGGDGGIGGLGGVGGLGGAGGGVGGGGGVGGGVGGGVGGGSGVLPYP, via the coding sequence ATGGCTAGGTGGTGTTTCTTGGTGGTTCTTGCTCTAGTTGTAGTTCAAGCTACGGCTAGAGATGTGCCCGCTGCCAAGGCCAAACCCAAAACCGCCGGACTCAATGACCAGAAGAACTTCATCTCGTACGGTGGAGTTGGTGGTTATTCCGGAGTTGGTGGTAATGGACTGCCCTTTGGTGGAGTAGGAGCTGGGGCTGGCATTGGAGGCGGACTCGGCGGCGGGCTGGGTGGCGGCATCGGTGGTGTTGCCGGGATTGGTGGCGGACTTGGTGGTGGAGGTGGACTTGGTGGTGTAGGTGGACTCGGTGGTGACGGTGGAATTGGAGGTTTGGGTGGCGTCGGGGGGTTGGGTGGTGCCGGTGGCGGTGTTGGTGGCGGTGGCGGTGTTGGTGGCGGTGTTGGTGGTGGTGTAGGCGGGGGAAGTGGGGTTCTTCCTTACCCTTGA